The Skermanella pratensis genome has a window encoding:
- a CDS encoding ABC transporter ATP-binding protein, whose product MSQPVIKVDHLTKRFDATTAVDGISFAVPAGTVAGLLGGNGAGKTTTISMLLGLLLPTSGTIEVLGEDMLRHRHRVLPRMNFSSPYVDLPHRLTVAENLTVYGHLYGLSGVRRRVSEIAEALGVARFLKKPTGQLSAGQKTRVALAKALLNRPDVLLLDEPTASLDPDTADWIRTYLETYRRETGATILLASHNMLEVERLCGLVLMMRGGLIVDRGAPADLLERYGRDTLEDVFLDIARDRRSGGVADAAE is encoded by the coding sequence ATGTCCCAGCCTGTCATCAAAGTCGATCACCTGACCAAGCGGTTCGATGCCACCACGGCGGTCGACGGCATCAGCTTCGCCGTGCCGGCCGGCACCGTCGCCGGGCTGCTCGGCGGCAACGGCGCCGGCAAGACCACCACCATCTCCATGCTGCTGGGCCTTCTGCTGCCCACGTCGGGCACCATCGAGGTGCTGGGCGAGGACATGCTGCGCCACCGCCACCGGGTGTTGCCGCGGATGAACTTCTCGTCGCCCTATGTCGACTTGCCGCACCGCCTGACCGTCGCCGAGAACCTGACGGTGTACGGCCATCTCTACGGACTGTCCGGCGTCCGCCGACGGGTTTCCGAGATCGCCGAGGCGCTCGGCGTCGCACGCTTCCTGAAGAAGCCGACCGGGCAGCTCTCCGCCGGCCAGAAGACCCGCGTGGCGCTTGCCAAGGCCCTGCTCAACCGGCCGGACGTGCTGCTGCTGGACGAGCCGACGGCCTCGCTCGACCCCGACACGGCGGATTGGATCCGGACCTATCTGGAAACCTACCGCCGCGAGACCGGCGCCACGATCCTGCTGGCGTCGCACAACATGCTGGAGGTCGAGCGGCTGTGCGGCCTGGTGCTGATGATGCGCGGCGGCCTCATCGTCGACCGCGGCGCCCCGGCGGACCTGCTGGAACGCTACGGCCGCGACACGCTGGAGGACGTCTTCCTCGACATCGCGCGCGACCGCCGCTCCGGCGGCGTCGCGGACGCGGCGGAGTGA
- the gcvA gene encoding transcriptional regulator GcvA encodes MSRRLPPLNSLRAFEAAARHLSFTIAAEELHVTQGAVSRAVKGLEDHLGVMLFQRLPRALALTDEGKVLLAGVTEGLDRIAQAAARVEARAHDLQVKVPPTFTIRWLMRRLIRFQTSRPDIRVRLNTGWEWVDFDRDDFDAGIVFGVGPWPGLRADPLFEERLTALCAPSLLDRLKAPADLARCTILHPDPHQSEWRAWLELAGMPDLDVDRNCQIFDTQDLAIQAAADGHGVTVADLSLVQDDIAAGRLAVPFPGLEARLGSYQLVSPKHLADRPALAAFRDWLLEEARRS; translated from the coding sequence ATGTCGCGCCGCCTTCCGCCGCTGAACTCGCTCCGCGCCTTCGAGGCCGCCGCCCGTCACCTCAGCTTCACGATCGCCGCGGAGGAACTGCACGTGACCCAGGGCGCGGTCAGCCGGGCGGTCAAGGGGCTGGAGGATCACCTGGGCGTGATGCTGTTCCAGCGCCTGCCACGTGCCCTGGCGCTGACGGACGAGGGCAAGGTGCTGCTGGCGGGAGTGACCGAGGGGCTGGACCGGATCGCCCAGGCCGCGGCGCGGGTCGAGGCGCGGGCTCACGACCTCCAGGTCAAGGTGCCGCCCACCTTCACGATCCGCTGGCTGATGCGGCGGCTGATCCGGTTCCAGACCAGCCGTCCCGATATCCGGGTCAGGCTGAACACCGGCTGGGAATGGGTCGATTTCGACCGGGACGACTTCGACGCCGGGATCGTGTTCGGGGTCGGCCCCTGGCCGGGGCTGCGCGCCGATCCGCTGTTCGAGGAACGGCTGACCGCGCTGTGCGCGCCGTCTCTGCTCGACCGGCTGAAGGCTCCCGCCGACCTCGCGCGCTGCACGATCCTGCATCCCGACCCGCACCAGAGCGAGTGGCGGGCCTGGCTCGAACTGGCGGGGATGCCCGACCTGGACGTGGACCGCAACTGCCAGATCTTCGATACCCAGGACCTGGCGATCCAGGCCGCGGCGGACGGGCACGGCGTGACGGTGGCCGACCTGTCGCTGGTCCAGGACGACATCGCGGCGGGCCGGCTCGCGGTGCCCTTTCCCGGCCTGGAGGCGCGGCTCGGCAGCTACCAGCTCGTCAGCCCGAAGCACCTGGCCGACCGCCCGGCCCTGGCGGCGTTCCGCGACTGGCTGCTGGAAGAGGCGCGCCGGAGCTGA
- a CDS encoding DUF1127 domain-containing protein produces the protein MIRTQTRHAPALPFAIPAVPLARVAELPALWRRRALTRRDLARMDRHLLSDIGLTEQQALAEVSKPFWQE, from the coding sequence ATGATCAGAACTCAAACCAGGCATGCGCCGGCGCTGCCTTTCGCGATCCCCGCCGTCCCGCTCGCCCGCGTCGCGGAGCTGCCGGCCCTGTGGCGCCGCCGCGCGCTGACCCGCCGCGACCTCGCCCGCATGGACCGCCACCTGCTGTCCGACATCGGCCTGACCGAGCAGCAGGCCCTGGCGGAAGTCTCCAAGCCGTTCTGGCAGGAGTGA
- a CDS encoding PAS domain-containing sensor histidine kinase encodes MLRGRAPDLESESRWRDRRTTLACVILCGILLSVSMFLVARQQTAAQIAEILDAQAVHMTETIQRRVRVVEDTVRATSALFSASGTVTSGEFSGFIDHILPERDGVDLLFWTPRTEGRIVVRYAIGAPGSRWEDLPVEESSDLRGLASAALAGLPMATGVVRDLEGTSAGIGYLLAVTVPTRRRADGAVDGAAVALASLGGLFQEAQGEQGTGMAPISLRVFDPEQPDRPLYAREYRESLGLLALVGPVVRGTRIVIGDRIWIAEFRAVMLGLPPALAFAPAGVLLGGLVLTAMLAAYMVAAQRRTADVGALVSRLERINRELEHRIRENERTAAALGESERKYREIYENAAEGIFQTSPDGRMLSANPTLARIYGHDTPADVLDALQDIRHQLYVDPRRRDQFARLLDRYDTIHGFESEVRRKDGSIIWISETARAVRDTAGRLLYYEGKVEDITDRRAAEELQRIAREEAELASRAKSEFLANMSHELRTPLNAVIGFSEIIKNEMFGPAGRPEYVEYARDIHESGTLLLALINDILDMSKIEAGKKELQDTVVDIGRVARNCVRLVEARAQFVGVAIAIDLAADLPPVRAEELALKQIIANLLTNSVKFTPKGGRVLVSAGVEPDGGLAVAVADTGIGIAPEDIKKALEPFGQVDSSLNNKTQGIGLGLPLARSLVALHGGTLSIESEPGRGTTVTVRLPAERVIRKVA; translated from the coding sequence TTGCTCCGTGGCCGGGCTCCGGATCTGGAGTCGGAAAGCCGCTGGCGCGACCGCCGGACGACGCTGGCCTGCGTGATCCTGTGCGGGATACTGCTGTCGGTCTCCATGTTCCTGGTGGCGCGCCAGCAGACCGCGGCCCAGATCGCCGAGATCCTGGACGCGCAGGCGGTCCACATGACCGAGACGATCCAGCGCCGCGTCCGCGTGGTGGAGGATACGGTCAGGGCGACCAGCGCCCTGTTCAGCGCGTCCGGCACGGTGACTTCGGGGGAATTCTCCGGATTCATCGACCATATCCTGCCTGAACGCGACGGCGTCGACCTGCTGTTCTGGACGCCGCGGACCGAAGGCCGCATCGTCGTCCGCTATGCGATCGGGGCCCCCGGGAGCCGGTGGGAGGATCTCCCGGTGGAGGAGAGCTCCGACTTGCGCGGCCTCGCCTCGGCGGCCCTGGCCGGGCTGCCCATGGCGACCGGCGTGGTCCGCGACCTGGAAGGCACGTCGGCCGGGATCGGATACCTGCTGGCGGTAACCGTGCCGACTCGGCGGCGGGCGGATGGGGCGGTGGACGGGGCCGCCGTGGCCCTGGCCTCCCTGGGCGGCCTTTTCCAAGAGGCCCAGGGGGAGCAGGGTACCGGCATGGCGCCGATCTCCCTGCGGGTGTTCGATCCGGAGCAGCCGGACAGGCCGCTCTACGCCCGGGAATATCGGGAGAGCCTGGGCCTCCTGGCCCTCGTCGGGCCGGTGGTCCGCGGTACCCGCATCGTGATCGGCGACCGCATCTGGATCGCCGAGTTCCGCGCCGTCATGCTCGGCCTGCCGCCGGCGCTGGCTTTCGCCCCGGCCGGGGTGCTGCTGGGAGGATTGGTCCTGACCGCGATGCTGGCGGCCTACATGGTCGCGGCGCAGCGCCGAACCGCCGACGTCGGGGCGCTGGTGAGCCGCCTGGAGCGGATCAACCGCGAACTCGAACACCGCATCCGCGAGAACGAGCGCACCGCGGCGGCGCTGGGCGAGAGCGAGCGCAAGTACCGGGAAATCTACGAAAACGCCGCGGAAGGCATCTTCCAGACCTCGCCCGACGGACGGATGCTTAGCGCCAATCCTACCCTGGCGCGGATCTATGGCCATGACACGCCTGCGGACGTGCTGGATGCACTCCAGGACATCCGGCATCAGCTCTACGTGGACCCGAGGCGGCGGGACCAGTTCGCCCGACTGCTGGACCGGTACGACACCATCCACGGCTTCGAGTCGGAGGTCCGCCGCAAGGACGGCTCCATCATCTGGATCTCGGAGACAGCCCGCGCGGTGCGCGACACCGCCGGCCGGCTGCTCTACTACGAGGGCAAGGTCGAGGACATCACCGACCGCAGGGCCGCCGAGGAGCTTCAGCGGATCGCGCGGGAGGAGGCCGAACTCGCCAGCCGCGCCAAGTCGGAGTTCCTGGCCAACATGAGCCACGAGCTGCGCACGCCGCTGAACGCCGTGATCGGTTTCTCCGAAATCATCAAGAACGAGATGTTCGGCCCCGCGGGGCGTCCCGAATACGTCGAGTATGCCCGCGACATCCATGAAAGCGGCACGCTGCTGCTTGCCCTGATCAACGATATCCTGGACATGTCGAAGATCGAGGCCGGCAAGAAGGAGCTTCAGGACACGGTGGTCGATATCGGCCGGGTCGCCCGGAACTGCGTCCGCCTCGTCGAGGCGCGCGCCCAGTTCGTCGGCGTCGCGATCGCGATCGACCTGGCGGCGGACCTGCCGCCCGTCCGGGCGGAGGAGCTGGCGCTGAAGCAGATCATCGCCAACCTGCTGACCAACTCGGTCAAGTTCACGCCCAAGGGCGGCAGGGTGCTGGTGTCGGCCGGCGTCGAGCCGGACGGAGGGCTTGCCGTCGCCGTGGCCGACACGGGCATCGGCATCGCGCCGGAAGACATCAAGAAGGCCCTGGAGCCTTTCGGCCAAGTCGACAGCTCGCTCAACAACAAGACGCAGGGAATCGGCCTCGGCCTGCCGCTGGCCCGGTCGCTCGTGGCGCTGCACGGCGGAACGCTGTCGATCGAGAGCGAGCCGGGGCGGGGGACCACGGTCACCGTCCGCCTGCCGGCCGAGCGGGTGATCCGCAAGGTCGCCTGA
- a CDS encoding ferritin-like domain-containing protein, producing the protein MTKDEIVDTLNDLIQITEDSHEGYRKSAEDAQDPDLKMLFNDLSAQRGAMVRDLQKHVAEQGGAPEASGTMLGGAHRFFVDLKSAVMGRDRAAIIQEVERGETEAVRRYEQALDKDLPTHLASVISQHLARLQSDRDRLAATKQASRQAS; encoded by the coding sequence ATGACCAAAGACGAGATCGTCGATACGCTGAACGACCTGATTCAGATCACCGAGGACAGCCACGAAGGATATCGGAAGTCCGCCGAGGATGCCCAGGACCCCGATCTGAAGATGCTGTTCAACGATCTCTCCGCCCAGCGCGGCGCCATGGTCCGCGATCTCCAGAAGCATGTGGCGGAGCAGGGCGGGGCTCCGGAGGCCAGCGGCACCATGCTTGGCGGCGCGCACCGGTTCTTCGTCGACCTCAAGTCCGCCGTCATGGGCCGCGACCGGGCGGCGATCATCCAGGAGGTGGAGCGGGGCGAAACGGAGGCGGTGCGCCGGTACGAGCAGGCGCTCGACAAGGATCTTCCCACCCATCTCGCCAGCGTGATCAGCCAGCATCTCGCGCGTTTGCAGTCCGACCGCGATCGCCTCGCGGCGACCAAGCAGGCATCCAGGCAGGCTTCGTAG
- a CDS encoding NAD(P)/FAD-dependent oxidoreductase, protein MGDGTVVGFPGRSGRGGTSRVAVIGAGLSGLACAERLAGRGLDVTVFDKGRAAGGRMATRRADAGGGAGSPRFDHGAQYFTARDPRFRSRVDDWVARGAAACWTGRIVRIGEGGGIEESPGERFVGTPGMTAPARLLAESVTPRSGVRVAEVVPGDGGWQLRDEAGRDLGSYGRVAVAVPSPQAVPLLAEAPDLAAAAADAIMAGCWSVLVRFPRPLGLAYDGAFVGASPLSWIARDSSKPGRDAGGGETWVLHGSPEWSQRHIEDDQAEVIARLTAAFRELAGIGPVQAGYLAAHRWRFSIPLRGLEQECLYDPERGLGACGDWCLGGRVEGAFLSGLALANRILADGTPV, encoded by the coding sequence ATGGGCGACGGGACGGTGGTCGGGTTTCCGGGGCGATCGGGCCGGGGCGGGACCTCCCGGGTGGCGGTGATCGGCGCCGGGCTTTCCGGCCTGGCATGCGCGGAGCGGCTGGCCGGCCGGGGCCTGGACGTGACCGTCTTCGACAAGGGGCGCGCGGCGGGCGGGCGGATGGCCACGCGCCGGGCCGACGCCGGCGGCGGGGCAGGCAGCCCGAGGTTCGACCATGGGGCTCAGTACTTCACCGCCCGCGATCCCCGTTTCCGCAGCCGGGTCGACGACTGGGTGGCGCGGGGCGCCGCCGCCTGCTGGACCGGGAGGATCGTCCGGATCGGCGAGGGCGGCGGCATCGAGGAGTCGCCGGGCGAGCGCTTCGTCGGGACGCCCGGCATGACCGCTCCCGCCCGGCTGCTGGCGGAATCGGTCACCCCCCGCAGCGGCGTGCGGGTGGCGGAGGTGGTTCCGGGTGACGGCGGATGGCAGTTGCGCGACGAAGCCGGCAGGGATCTCGGCAGCTACGGCCGGGTGGCGGTCGCCGTGCCGTCGCCCCAGGCCGTTCCCTTGCTGGCCGAGGCGCCGGATCTCGCCGCGGCGGCGGCCGACGCGATCATGGCGGGATGCTGGTCGGTGCTGGTCCGCTTCCCGCGGCCGCTCGGGCTGGCCTATGACGGGGCTTTCGTCGGCGCCTCACCGCTCTCCTGGATCGCCCGCGACAGTTCCAAGCCGGGCCGAGATGCCGGAGGGGGCGAGACCTGGGTGCTCCACGGCTCGCCCGAATGGTCGCAGCGGCATATCGAGGATGATCAGGCCGAGGTGATCGCCCGGCTGACCGCGGCTTTCCGGGAACTGGCGGGAATCGGGCCGGTCCAGGCCGGCTATCTCGCCGCGCACCGCTGGCGTTTCTCGATCCCGCTCCGGGGACTGGAGCAGGAATGCCTGTACGATCCGGAGCGCGGCCTGGGCGCGTGCGGCGACTGGTGCCTGGGCGGCAGGGTCGAGGGCGCCTTCCTCAGCGGCCTGGCCCTGGCCAATCGAATCCTGGCGGATGGAACCCCGGTTTGA
- a CDS encoding ABC transporter permease has translation MGGSARRISAMVLRYWYLLRGSWPRLLELAYWPTVQMIMWGFISQFLATNSTWVAQAAGVLIAAVLLWDVLFRGQLGVSVSFLEEMWSRNLGHLFVSPLRPGEWVAALMAMSLIRTLLGTVPAGLLAIPIFGYSIFDMGLPLVGFFANLIVMGWWLGLLIIALILRHGLGAESLAWVAVFLLAPVSAVYYPVAVLPGWLQAVAWALPSAHVFEGMRALMFENVTRWDHLAWAAGLNAAYMAAAAFVFLHYFKVARVRGSLLQTGE, from the coding sequence ATGGGAGGCTCCGCCCGCCGGATCTCGGCGATGGTGCTGCGCTACTGGTACCTGCTGCGCGGGTCCTGGCCCCGCCTGCTGGAACTGGCCTACTGGCCGACCGTGCAGATGATCATGTGGGGCTTCATCAGCCAGTTCCTGGCGACCAACAGCACCTGGGTGGCACAGGCCGCGGGCGTGCTGATCGCGGCCGTGCTGCTGTGGGACGTGCTGTTCCGCGGCCAGCTCGGCGTGTCGGTGTCGTTCCTGGAGGAGATGTGGTCGCGCAACCTGGGCCACCTGTTCGTCAGCCCGCTGCGGCCGGGCGAATGGGTGGCGGCGCTGATGGCCATGAGCCTGATCCGCACGCTGCTGGGCACCGTGCCCGCCGGCCTGCTGGCGATCCCGATCTTCGGCTACTCGATCTTCGACATGGGCCTGCCGCTGGTCGGATTCTTCGCCAACCTGATCGTCATGGGCTGGTGGCTCGGGCTGCTCATCATCGCGCTGATCCTGCGCCACGGGCTGGGCGCCGAGAGCCTGGCCTGGGTCGCGGTCTTCCTGCTGGCGCCGGTCAGCGCCGTCTATTACCCGGTCGCCGTGCTGCCCGGCTGGCTCCAGGCGGTGGCCTGGGCGCTGCCCTCGGCCCACGTCTTCGAAGGCATGCGGGCGCTGATGTTCGAGAACGTGACGCGCTGGGACCATCTGGCCTGGGCGGCCGGGCTGAACGCCGCCTACATGGCCGCGGCGGCGTTCGTCTTCCTGCATTACTTCAAGGTCGCCCGGGTGCGCGGCTCGCTGCTCCAGACCGGGGAGTGA
- a CDS encoding DUF2141 domain-containing protein — protein MSRTAVLAVAAAALWAGSASASELRVTVRGVPSDAGDVKVGLYATPEAFERRERTFGEAAPARAGDVVVVFRGLAPGRYGIAAIHDINGNGKLDSNLLGVPTEPFGFGNDAKVNFAPPDFADMAVTVGAGTVETAVTLRR, from the coding sequence ATGTCAAGGACCGCCGTGCTGGCGGTTGCGGCAGCGGCCTTGTGGGCCGGAAGCGCATCCGCTTCCGAGCTGAGGGTGACGGTCCGCGGCGTGCCGTCCGACGCGGGCGACGTCAAGGTCGGGCTCTACGCCACGCCGGAAGCCTTCGAAAGGCGGGAGCGGACCTTCGGCGAGGCGGCCCCCGCCAGGGCCGGCGACGTGGTGGTGGTGTTCCGCGGCCTGGCCCCGGGCCGCTACGGCATCGCCGCGATCCACGACATCAACGGCAACGGCAAGCTCGATTCGAATTTGCTCGGCGTTCCCACCGAGCCCTTCGGCTTCGGCAACGACGCCAAGGTCAATTTCGCGCCGCCCGACTTCGCCGACATGGCCGTCACGGTCGGCGCCGGGACCGTGGAGACCGCGGTCACCCTGCGCCGCTGA
- a CDS encoding DUF1289 domain-containing protein: MTFDENHVPSPCTRVCVIDPASGFCRGCLRTLDEIAGWGTKPPGERRAVIAALEERKRR, from the coding sequence ATGACTTTCGATGAAAACCACGTTCCGTCACCCTGCACGCGGGTCTGCGTGATCGATCCGGCCTCGGGCTTCTGCCGGGGCTGCCTGCGCACCCTCGACGAGATCGCCGGCTGGGGAACGAAACCGCCCGGGGAGCGCCGCGCGGTCATCGCGGCGCTGGAGGAGCGGAAGCGCCGCTAG
- a CDS encoding ActR/PrrA/RegA family redox response regulator transcription factor: MTSDIGPTGEAAKLTFSGDASRSLLVVDDDPPFRNRLARAMEKRGFDVVAVDSVAMGIEVAQESAPVFAVVDLRLGDGSGLDVVAALRDARPDSRIVVLTGYGNIATAVAAVKAGAVDYLPKPADADAVEAALLADGRPLPPPPDNPMSADRVRWEHIQRVFEQCDRNVSETARRLKMHRRTLQRILNKHAPRG; this comes from the coding sequence ATGACTTCCGACATCGGTCCGACAGGCGAAGCAGCCAAACTCACTTTCTCCGGTGACGCCTCGCGCAGCCTCCTGGTTGTCGATGATGATCCCCCGTTCCGCAACCGCCTGGCCCGCGCGATGGAAAAACGCGGCTTCGACGTCGTCGCGGTCGACAGCGTCGCGATGGGCATCGAGGTCGCCCAGGAATCGGCCCCCGTGTTCGCCGTGGTCGACCTGCGGCTGGGCGACGGCAGCGGGCTCGACGTGGTCGCCGCGCTGCGCGACGCCCGCCCGGACAGCAGGATCGTGGTGCTGACCGGCTACGGCAACATCGCCACCGCGGTCGCGGCGGTCAAGGCGGGGGCGGTCGACTACCTGCCCAAGCCGGCCGACGCCGACGCGGTGGAGGCGGCGCTGCTGGCCGACGGGCGCCCGCTGCCGCCTCCGCCGGACAACCCCATGTCGGCCGACCGGGTCCGCTGGGAACATATCCAGCGGGTGTTCGAGCAATGCGACCGCAACGTGTCGGAAACGGCGCGCCGCCTGAAGATGCACCGCCGCACCCTTCAGCGCATCCTGAACAAGCACGCGCCCCGGGGGTAA
- a CDS encoding ActS/PrrB/RegB family redox-sensitive histidine kinase, with protein sequence MIEAVPPPRSGPASPPVVTPIATAIDGRVTLRTLILIRWIAVVGQLTAVLSVHFGFGFKLPLGPALAAMGASVLLNLAAQAQRGTRPRLADRDAALYLGYDTLQLTLLLYLTGGLQNPFAILILAPLTVAGTILSRVSVIALTVLALCCLTGLALWQFPLPWANGAVGLPPLYLLGIWLSLSLSAIFITAYVWSVAQEARSISDALAASQMALEREQRLSALGALAAAAAHELGTPLGTIHLVAKELASEIPPDSPLAEDIALLQSQSLRCRDILAELSRKPEAEGGEPFDRLTVPALIEAAGAPHRLGHIKFLLDTEPVAGPPVPMIRRSPEIIHGLGNLIQNATQFARSTVTVRARWDEEALTITVGDDGPGFPQNLLNRIGEPYISTRVEGGRAEGGSHMGLGIFIAQTLLERTGAEVMFANSRSGGAQVVVRWNPPIFDTKG encoded by the coding sequence ATGATCGAAGCCGTACCGCCGCCGCGTTCCGGTCCAGCCTCTCCCCCGGTCGTCACGCCGATCGCCACCGCGATCGACGGCCGGGTGACCTTGCGGACCCTCATCCTGATCCGCTGGATCGCCGTCGTGGGACAGCTGACCGCGGTCCTGTCGGTCCATTTCGGCTTCGGCTTCAAGCTGCCGCTCGGGCCGGCGCTGGCCGCCATGGGGGCGTCGGTGCTGTTGAACCTGGCGGCGCAGGCCCAGCGCGGCACCCGGCCCCGGCTGGCCGACCGGGACGCCGCCCTGTACCTGGGATACGACACGCTCCAGCTCACGCTCCTGCTGTACCTGACCGGCGGGCTCCAGAACCCCTTCGCGATCCTGATCCTGGCGCCGCTGACCGTGGCCGGCACGATCCTGTCCCGGGTCAGCGTGATCGCGCTGACCGTGCTGGCGCTGTGCTGCCTGACCGGGCTGGCGCTGTGGCAGTTCCCGCTGCCCTGGGCCAACGGCGCGGTCGGGCTGCCGCCGCTGTACCTGCTCGGCATCTGGCTGTCCCTGTCGCTGTCCGCGATCTTCATCACCGCCTATGTCTGGAGCGTCGCGCAGGAGGCGCGGTCGATCTCCGACGCGCTGGCGGCCAGCCAGATGGCGCTGGAGCGCGAGCAGCGGCTGTCGGCGCTGGGCGCGCTGGCCGCCGCCGCCGCCCACGAGCTGGGCACCCCGCTCGGCACCATCCATCTTGTCGCCAAGGAGCTGGCGAGCGAGATCCCGCCGGACAGCCCGCTGGCGGAGGACATAGCCCTGCTGCAGAGCCAGAGCCTGCGGTGCCGCGACATCCTGGCCGAGCTGTCGCGGAAGCCCGAGGCGGAGGGCGGCGAGCCGTTCGACCGGCTGACCGTCCCGGCGCTGATCGAGGCCGCCGGAGCGCCCCACCGGCTGGGCCATATCAAGTTCCTGCTGGACACCGAGCCGGTGGCCGGTCCGCCCGTTCCGATGATCCGCCGCAGCCCGGAGATCATCCACGGCCTGGGGAACCTGATCCAGAACGCCACCCAGTTCGCCCGCTCCACGGTCACCGTACGCGCCCGCTGGGACGAGGAGGCGCTGACCATCACCGTCGGCGACGACGGGCCGGGCTTTCCCCAGAACCTGCTGAACAGGATAGGCGAGCCCTATATCTCCACGCGCGTCGAGGGTGGGCGGGCCGAGGGCGGTTCGCACATGGGGCTGGGCATCTTCATCGCGCAGACCCTGCTGGAGCGTACCGGGGCGGAAGTCATGTTCGCCAATAGTCGTAGCGGCGGGGCGCAAGTTGTCGTACGGTGGAATCCACCGATTTTCGACACGAAAGGCTGA
- a CDS encoding TldD/PmbA family protein, producing the protein MSMPADSHNASLSLLEDLIGKAKAAGADAADAVLFDGASLSLSQRLGKPERLERAEAGDLGLRVFVGKRQAIVSTTDRSADTLAALVERAVAMARNVPEDPFSGLADPDQLARGWPTDLEMDDPTEPSAEQMIEQARIAEESALAVQGVTNSEGAEASWSRSHVAIAASNGFAGAYSISRRSLSVSVLAGSGTGMERDYEYSSKVFAADLASAEEIGRGAGEKAVRRLNPRKVKTCQVPVVYDPRVSRGLIGHMSGAITGPSIARGTSFLKDKMGEQLFRTGITIVDDPHVRRGLRSKPFDGEGVANSRRNIIEDGRLTTWLLDLRSARQLGLTSTGHASRGTSGPPSPSPSNLYMAPGTRTPEELIADIGQGLYITELMGMGINGITGDYSRGAAGFWIENGEIAYPVSELTVAGNLKEMFKVLEPASDLEFRYGMDAPTIRIDGMTIAGT; encoded by the coding sequence ATGTCGATGCCTGCTGATTCCCACAACGCCTCCCTCTCCCTGCTGGAAGACCTGATCGGGAAGGCCAAGGCCGCCGGCGCCGACGCCGCCGACGCGGTGCTGTTCGACGGCGCCTCCCTGTCGCTGTCGCAGCGGCTGGGCAAGCCGGAGCGGCTGGAGCGGGCGGAAGCCGGCGATCTCGGCCTGCGCGTCTTCGTCGGCAAGCGCCAAGCGATCGTCTCGACCACCGACCGCAGCGCCGACACGCTGGCGGCCCTGGTCGAGCGCGCCGTCGCCATGGCCCGCAACGTGCCGGAGGACCCGTTCAGCGGCCTTGCCGATCCCGACCAGCTCGCCCGCGGCTGGCCGACCGACCTGGAGATGGACGACCCGACCGAGCCGTCGGCCGAGCAGATGATCGAGCAGGCGCGGATCGCCGAGGAGAGCGCCCTGGCGGTCCAGGGCGTCACCAATTCCGAAGGGGCGGAGGCGAGCTGGAGCCGCTCCCACGTCGCCATCGCCGCCAGCAACGGCTTCGCCGGCGCCTATTCGATCTCGCGCCGCAGCCTGTCGGTGTCGGTGCTGGCCGGGTCCGGCACGGGGATGGAGCGCGACTACGAGTACAGCTCCAAGGTCTTCGCCGCCGATCTGGCGTCCGCGGAGGAGATCGGCCGGGGCGCCGGCGAGAAGGCGGTGCGCCGGCTGAACCCGCGCAAGGTCAAGACCTGCCAGGTGCCGGTGGTCTACGACCCGCGGGTGTCGCGCGGCCTGATCGGCCACATGTCCGGGGCGATCACCGGGCCGTCGATCGCGCGCGGCACCAGCTTCCTGAAGGACAAGATGGGCGAGCAGCTGTTCCGGACCGGGATCACCATCGTGGACGACCCGCACGTGCGGCGCGGCCTGCGCTCCAAGCCGTTCGACGGCGAGGGCGTCGCCAATTCCCGGCGCAACATCATCGAGGACGGGCGGCTGACCACCTGGCTGCTCGACCTGCGCTCTGCCCGCCAGCTCGGCCTGACCTCGACCGGGCATGCGTCGCGCGGCACCTCCGGCCCGCCGTCGCCCTCGCCCAGCAACCTCTACATGGCGCCGGGAACCCGCACGCCGGAGGAGCTGATCGCCGACATCGGCCAGGGCCTCTACATCACCGAGCTGATGGGCATGGGCATCAACGGGATCACCGGCGACTACAGCCGGGGCGCCGCCGGCTTCTGGATCGAGAACGGCGAGATCGCCTATCCGGTCAGCGAGCTGACGGTCGCCGGCAACCTGAAGGAGATGTTCAAGGTGCTGGAGCCGGCCAGCGACCTGGAGTTCCGCTACGGCATGGACGCCCCGACGATCCGGATCGACGGCATGACCATCGCCGGTACCTAA